ggttcgatgattgaaaggtatattgctgaagaaagtatcgagttttgttcagattacatgacatcaacgaatccaataggagttcctcgcacagcatggttgaataaattttctacaagtaaaagcatccgaggtgtcaatgtggtgacaaaagatcgcgaagaattgttgcaagcgcatctttatatattgaacaacacagatgaggtgatcccttttttggaagcacacaaagccattgttaagaataaaaatccaagacaatcagagaaatggcaattgatggagcataacaaaacatttatgtcttggttcaaatctgaaattgacaaagagccacattcttctgaaactttattgtggcttgcaaatggtttgaagtttgatgtcgtgtgttgtacaggttatgaagtcaataattgcacattctatacgaagactttggatgataaaagcacagtacaaaatagtggagtcagtttagaagctgagtcacttcaattttccacatcaaaagatcaatctcctgtacttggatcaatgagatattatggtataatagaagagatatgggaggttgattacaccaagttttccgttccattgttcaagtgtaagtggtttgacaataagagtggtgtgaaaatagatgactcgggtatgacactggttgattttcgcaaggtgggttatcgagacgaaccgtttatcatggtacatcaaccatctcaagttttttatgtcaaagatccttcgtctgaccattggtatgttgctcttcaaggcaaaaaacaaattgaagttaacgaagacaatctaattaatattgatattgctgacaaccattcatttcaaactacaacaaagTTGGATGACCAATCTGTAGTTGACgatgatgtacatgcaattcggtcagatcatgatgagggaatatacatatgatgaatccatatctttatgtatgaattttcaatttctgtactattacatgttttgttaatttatatgatattacataagtcttgaaagaaaatttaatgttgttatttattttgacagatatatggctgatcatccacattcttcaggggatgaggctcccccacccagatccactagaggacccactaggatgaaacaactattaatcaggaaaaatagtggtgaaagaactccggtgaatgtgaatgtcaccacgggtgtggcaactggcccccatgcagatgacttccgatcataccttggagtagtggcacgtaataagattagcattctcattccatcttttgatcatgtgtccgagggtgatcggaacattatttggcaagatatattggtaagttagttaatagcatttgaattataatttgtttatattgataattttgtactaatacaactttattatgtttttttcagatgacatttgacattccaaatgtcccaacacttagaaataagtgtttgtcaactgttgcagaaaatttcagaaactttaaaagcaagttgacatcaaggtacatctttggacaccttaaacataaaacTCCATGTAATGCATATAAgtccattgatgaggagacttggcgggtttttaaagagagtcggatgtcagaggaatggcaggttagtgtagttcatattattcaattcctcattaacaaatatatatcatatgaactcattaattaatgtgtatgtgacaggcaattagaagcaaaacacaaggaacaagtgctaagaacaaaaacccccacctattatctcgtggtgggtataggaagcttgaggagaaaatcctcaagcaaaaggcagatgctataccaccatctcagagtggtagccctcctcagcctccttctccaccgtctagacatgagaaatggaagttggcccgtatgcgaccatcgggcacctactcttccgacactgcacgagagatttctgaaaaaattgtaagttatcactattcctaaaataatgaatattgtcattatacatactacattaaactatttaaagaataatggtgttttgtaatgttacaggacgccttggttgaatatttcaattattcaactatggacgatgtaagtctatgaccaattatttatatataaaattgatttatatatcaagtatccttatatcaaagttaatttttgatttcaggtatatgtctggggtcactaataagttggggcgttctgatgattatggattcattgatccccaagacattcatgaatcaaatgattttgatcatATCAACACGAGAATGATAAGCAGTTTTcgaaggggcaagaaaatatactttttgccttatatatccgggtaagtgaactttgttaacataataatgttccatatgtgattttaatatttaatagttacgttattatgaatttcaggcgccattggcaacttcttgttatgtctgtgcaagacaactatgctttgtggttctgctcattgcacaggcctcctcccacacaactcagacaagcaattgattggtaagaacctcaatgtttggactttctttgttatataactgaatgctaaaacatttttttatatacagttctattccagcaagtatgatgatggacgggagatcaattgttaagagtagaaagattgcttggatttctctcaaggtttgacatatgctaaagtcatactttgttataattgttttataacaaatgttattcactaactattatcaactgtgatgatatattgtagtgtaacagacaaaatgggtcatatgagtgtggatactatgtaatgtattggatgacccatattgttcgttctcacatcacaagaagctgggaaacggtaatatttaactttaacaaattttgattttttaacaaatgttgaattcatatacactaattaaaatgaattgtcttttgcagagattcaagactactacaccagttcctgagaagtcactattattcattaggaacgctgctgcgaagtatatagttagattatacaatagctcttagatttagatttaaacaatgcatttgattagatagaattttcttagactctctactttatttgatgttgaaatacatttgaacatgtgtttgttctgttgaaattgaatttctgtaaatgtttttatatgcaggtctgtttttgtggtagtggatatcacaaaaacagacctgctattttaaaaaactgcaggggaatatgccgcggttctaaccacaaccgcggcatataaggggaatatgccgcggtttgataatgctaaattttaccatattttaagcatcattttagtagcaaaatcaactcctttctaacttataacttgcttaatcctcttgttttgtcttgttttctatatatttgtgtttttggctactttgatgtactttcatcaataatcccttattttgtagctaaaaatgagcttggaagactctccaacaaacgatagaactggaccaagaaattagcacgcagaaatgccatcagcagcTAAGAGCACACTCGGccaggagctcatggaggacgttcgtccagacaagactaggacgctcgtccaaaagccaggcagagaggacgctcgtccagccagacaggcagaggacgctcgtccagccaggcaggacgctcgtccagcgaagagagcagtggacgttcgtccagataccagaagtggacgttcgtccagctagagaggacgctcgtcctgtgGACGTAcgggaggacgctcgtccagcgagctaacaagaggacgctcgtccaagttaagaagacgctcgtccaggacgttcgtccactttcagcttccagagagtttcacgcccgggcgtgagaaatggggcgcccgggcgtgactttccagtgagtctcgcgcccgggcgcgactgacagagggcgccgggcgcgatttttCTGATGTGGCAGAGGTgtctatttaaccctaaaatgcgaaggggaaagggtctttgatcatttggaggcgcgatttcactgagaggagagcttggagggctgctagggttcgtgggaacactcccttcttcctcttggattctccttcttcttccatcttccatgttgtaagctttagggttctccatggaaatggagaaccaaacccatcttgttgggattagttgtagcctttgaattcttgtgtaattgttgaatgatttgattatatatatgccttttctatcaattgctagtattcttgtttccaatcttaaagcttgcatgtaatgggaacgttcatggcttgattttggggttttatggattatgggaacgtaagatgaaacccggaactgaaataggagtccttgtgggtcattgattctaggaatggaagatgattcacatgttgtcttagatcccagctctttaatgcgggttttgcttgttagattgccaaggaattaggggtttgataaggaaaacctaggctctttcacctaaggaattaaggctagagtgttttagtggattgactttagtaaattgatagagaggagataaaattggttatacacaagagtgcattggtgaaaactagccttaacaatgtcacttcataccatttctagtcttttccattttcaagtgccttcaataccaaagtccaaccttgtaattatgtatgaatttacattcctgcacttgttctgtatattgttgttttgttattgagtctatgtgagttgttaatcgcacaattctctagtattacgagtctcttgggaaaacgatacccggtcttaccggtttattacttgaacgattcggtgcacttgccgaaatcgagccc
This window of the Vigna angularis cultivar LongXiaoDou No.4 chromosome 7, ASM1680809v1, whole genome shotgun sequence genome carries:
- the LOC128197967 gene encoding uncharacterized protein LOC128197967, translated to MYMSGVTNKLGRSDDYGFIDPQDIHESNDFDHINTRMISSFRRGKKIYFLPYISGRHWQLLVMSVQDNYALWFCSLHRPPPTQLRQAIDCSIPASMMMDGRSIVKSRKIAWISLKCNRQNGSYECGYYVMYWMTHIVRSHITRSWETRFKTTTPVPEKSLLFIRNAAAKYIVRLYNSS